The Amycolatopsis japonica nucleotide sequence CTGCGAAGCGACCGACTACGCCGGCGGCGTCACCGGCAAGATCGCGCTGATCCAGCGCGGTGGCTGCTCCTTCGCGCAGAAGCAGGCGACGGCCGCGGCGGCGGGCGCCGTCGGCGCGATCGTCTACAACAACGTCCCGGGCCCGGTCAACGGCACCCTGGGCGACCCGGCCGCGGGCAAGATCCCGACCGGCGGCATCACCCAGGCCGACGGCCAGGCGCTCGCCGGCAAGGCCGGTGCCTCGGTCACCCTCGACCTGCGTGCCTTCCAGGAGGCGCGGACCAGCTACAACGTCCTCGCCGAGACCAAGACCGGTCGCAAGGACAACGTCGTGATGCTCGGCGCCCACCTCGACAGCGTCACCGAGGGCCCCGGCATCAACGACAACGGCACCGGCTCCGCCGCGCTGCTGGAGACCGCGCTGCAGTTGGGCAGCAAGCCCAAGGCCAACAACGCCGTCCGCTTCGGCTGGTGGAGCGCCGAGGAGTTCGGCCTCGTCGGCTCGACCTACTACGTCAACTCGCTGAGCTTCGAGCAGCAGCTCGACATCGCGCTCTACTACAACTACGACATGATCGGCTCGCCGAACGCGGCGTACTTCGCCTACGACGGTGACAACTCCGACGGTGTCGGCGCGGGTGCGGGCCCGTACGGTTCCGCGCAGCTCGAGAAGACCCTCGTGGACTACCTCCAGCTCGGCAAGGGCGTCCCGGTCGAGGGCACGGACTTCACCGGTCGCTCCGACTATGGCCAGTTCATCGCGGTCGGCATCCCGGCCGGCGGCCTGTTCACCGGTGCCGAAGGCGTGAAGACCGCGGCGCAGGCGGCCAAGTGGGGCGGCAGTGCCGACGTTCCTTACGACAAGTGCTACCACCAGGCGTGCGACAACCTCGGCAACGTCGACCGCGTCGCGCTCGAACGCAACTCCGACGCCGTCGCGTGGGCGCTGGGCGTGTACGCGACCAGCACCGC carries:
- a CDS encoding M28 family metallopeptidase; translation: MSYSRRSIVPSIVVMATAALTVGMAPAATATTGIDGPALAKQLVKKVDVNNVNRHLIALQRISDANGGRRAASTEGHKKSAEYVATKLEQAGFTVTRQEFPFTYAETLAEKLTVAGADVPIIIMSYSPSTPAGGITAPLAVVPVDDTSGCEATDYAGGVTGKIALIQRGGCSFAQKQATAAAAGAVGAIVYNNVPGPVNGTLGDPAAGKIPTGGITQADGQALAGKAGASVTLDLRAFQEARTSYNVLAETKTGRKDNVVMLGAHLDSVTEGPGINDNGTGSAALLETALQLGSKPKANNAVRFGWWSAEEFGLVGSTYYVNSLSFEQQLDIALYYNYDMIGSPNAAYFAYDGDNSDGVGAGAGPYGSAQLEKTLVDYLQLGKGVPVEGTDFTGRSDYGQFIAVGIPAGGLFTGAEGVKTAAQAAKWGGSADVPYDKCYHQACDNLGNVDRVALERNSDAVAWALGVYATSTADINGVSGSSAAKAKALRATERSQQRSMTASVQADDHHVAA